The Thioclava nitratireducens genome includes a region encoding these proteins:
- the tnpC gene encoding IS66 family transposase gives MSSDAPILPEDPAVLKAMIAALQAENARMSATIRAHDQLIQTLRLRIAKLKKQAFGKSSEKIEREIEQLELALEDLLIASAESATTPTDEDEADPAPEAKTGDVDKHKSRRRPRVSEATPRERRELDLGSCCPDCGGDLRLVGEDMSEMLDLVAAQLKVLQIARLKKSCRRCEKMVQTPAPSRPIPGSMASAALLAWILVSKFDDHLPLYRLNEIFGRMGADIPDSTLVDWCGRAMKVLAPLVERIEADVMASDLLHADDTPIRVLDRSLKDRGLGKGVKQGRIWAYVRDPRPWAGTAPPGAVYRFAPDWKQEHVHGHLAQTCGILQADGYKGYNKLYEPDPDGTPRLQEASCWAHLRRDFHDEWDKTKSAIAREALDRIGALYDIEREINGQPAEIRLAARQTHSAPKVEAFFAWSESQLTRIPGKGDLARAFRYGLARRASFSLFLSDGRVAIDNNPAERALRPIGIGRKNWLFAGADTGGETLARAMTIIETAKLNGLDPQAYLADVLDRINDHKINRLDELLPWNWTPVAAAQAEAA, from the coding sequence ATGTCAAGCGATGCGCCCATCCTCCCCGAAGATCCCGCTGTTCTGAAAGCGATGATCGCCGCCTTGCAGGCGGAAAACGCCAGGATGTCGGCGACGATCCGGGCGCATGACCAGCTGATCCAGACGCTGCGGCTGCGCATCGCGAAGCTCAAGAAGCAGGCCTTCGGAAAGTCCTCGGAGAAGATTGAGCGCGAGATCGAACAGCTGGAACTGGCGCTTGAGGATCTGTTGATTGCCAGCGCCGAAAGCGCCACCACCCCGACGGACGAAGACGAGGCGGATCCTGCCCCTGAGGCGAAGACCGGCGATGTGGACAAACACAAATCCCGCCGTCGTCCCCGCGTCTCGGAGGCTACCCCGCGGGAGCGGCGCGAGCTCGACCTCGGCAGCTGCTGCCCGGATTGCGGTGGCGACCTGCGGCTCGTTGGCGAAGACATGAGCGAGATGCTCGACCTGGTTGCGGCACAGCTGAAGGTCCTGCAGATCGCGCGGCTGAAGAAGTCCTGCCGCCGCTGTGAGAAGATGGTGCAGACACCGGCACCCAGCCGTCCGATCCCCGGTAGCATGGCGAGCGCGGCGCTCTTGGCCTGGATCCTCGTCTCCAAGTTCGATGACCATCTTCCCTTGTATCGCCTGAACGAGATCTTCGGCCGCATGGGGGCCGACATCCCGGACAGCACGCTGGTCGACTGGTGTGGGCGCGCCATGAAGGTGCTGGCGCCGCTGGTCGAACGGATCGAAGCCGATGTGATGGCCAGCGACCTGCTGCATGCGGACGACACCCCGATCCGGGTGCTGGACCGGTCCCTCAAGGACCGCGGCCTCGGCAAGGGGGTGAAGCAGGGCCGGATCTGGGCCTATGTCCGCGATCCACGACCTTGGGCCGGAACCGCGCCACCCGGGGCGGTCTACCGCTTCGCCCCGGACTGGAAGCAGGAACACGTGCATGGGCATCTCGCCCAGACCTGCGGCATCCTGCAGGCCGATGGCTACAAGGGCTACAACAAGCTTTACGAACCCGATCCCGATGGCACGCCCCGCCTGCAGGAGGCGTCCTGCTGGGCGCATCTGCGGCGTGACTTCCATGACGAATGGGACAAGACGAAATCCGCCATCGCGCGCGAGGCACTCGACCGCATCGGCGCGCTCTACGACATCGAGCGCGAGATCAACGGGCAGCCCGCCGAGATCCGCCTTGCCGCGCGGCAGACGCACAGCGCCCCGAAGGTCGAGGCCTTCTTCGCCTGGTCCGAAAGCCAGCTCACGCGGATCCCCGGCAAGGGGGACCTTGCGCGCGCGTTCCGTTATGGGCTGGCCCGCCGGGCCTCGTTCAGCCTCTTCCTCAGCGATGGCCGCGTTGCCATCGATAACAATCCAGCCGAGCGCGCCCTGCGTCCGATCGGCATCGGTCGGAAGAACTGGCTCTTTGCAGGCGCCGACACCGGCGGCGAAACGCTGGCCCGCGCCATGACGATCATCGAGACCGCAAAGCTGAACGGCCTCGATCCGCAGGCCTACCTCGCCGACGTGCTCGACCGCATCAACGATCACAAGATCAACCGGCTCGACGAGCTACTCCCATGGAACTGGACACCGGTCGCCGCCGCTCAGGCCGAGGCCGCCTGA
- the tnpB gene encoding IS66 family insertion sequence element accessory protein TnpB (TnpB, as the term is used for proteins encoded by IS66 family insertion elements, is considered an accessory protein, since TnpC, encoded by a neighboring gene, is a DDE family transposase.) — MIGPGTGVRVYLACGTTDMRKGIGGLAALAQDVLRQKPTGGAVFAFRGRKGDRLKLLYWDGQGFCLYYKVLERGRFPWPNTSSGAVRLTSAQLAMLWEGIDWRRPDWGAPPARVG, encoded by the coding sequence ATGATCGGGCCGGGGACCGGGGTGCGGGTGTATCTGGCCTGCGGGACGACGGATATGCGTAAGGGGATCGGTGGGTTGGCGGCGCTGGCGCAAGACGTGCTGCGCCAGAAGCCGACCGGCGGTGCAGTCTTTGCCTTCCGGGGCCGCAAGGGGGATCGGCTGAAGCTGCTTTACTGGGACGGCCAGGGGTTCTGTCTTTACTACAAGGTCCTCGAGCGTGGGCGCTTTCCCTGGCCGAACACCAGCTCGGGGGCGGTGCGACTGACCTCGGCGCAGCTGGCGATGTTGTGGGAAGGGATTGATTGGCGGCGGCCAGATTGGGGCGCTCCACCGGCCCGTGTCGGGTGA
- the tnpA gene encoding IS66-like element accessory protein TnpA: MRGEVLGVERRRRWDDEMKLAIVSAVGIAGATVTQVAQRHEVTRQQIYAWRHELKRKGLWSPETGVLFLPAGMVPAMDLTVVEDRTTATTPVVWVELRLAKGRVLRFESNIDDAALSRLVRAVDAA; encoded by the coding sequence ATGCGGGGCGAGGTTTTGGGTGTTGAGCGCCGCCGGCGTTGGGACGACGAGATGAAGCTGGCGATCGTGAGCGCGGTGGGGATCGCCGGCGCGACGGTGACCCAGGTTGCGCAACGGCACGAGGTGACGCGTCAGCAGATTTACGCGTGGCGTCACGAGCTGAAGCGGAAGGGGTTGTGGTCACCCGAGACGGGCGTGCTGTTCCTGCCCGCCGGCATGGTGCCCGCGATGGACCTGACGGTGGTTGAGGATCGAACCACAGCTACCACTCCCGTAGTCTGGGTTGAGTTGCGGCTTGCGAAGGGCCGCGTGCTCCGGTTCGAGAGCAACATCGACGATGCAGCGCTGTCCCGCTTGGTTCGCGCGGTGGATGCCGCATGA
- a CDS encoding transposase produces the protein MLGEVLGVERRRRWSDEEKLEILLEVGAGGASVTQVAQRHELTRSQIYGCRRDLKKKGLWSPDRGAVFLPLDFGTQSEPAHSPPARPVFVELRLGNGRNGPVGTACQISA, from the coding sequence ATGTTGGGTGAAGTTCTGGGTGTCGAACGGCGCCGTCGTTGGAGCGACGAGGAGAAGCTCGAGATCTTGCTGGAAGTGGGTGCTGGCGGGGCTTCGGTTACGCAAGTTGCCCAGCGGCATGAGCTCACGCGCTCGCAAATCTACGGCTGCCGCCGGGACCTGAAGAAGAAGGGCCTTTGGTCGCCGGATCGGGGAGCAGTCTTCCTGCCTCTTGATTTCGGCACCCAGTCCGAACCGGCCCACTCCCCGCCCGCTCGCCCGGTTTTTGTCGAGCTGCGTTTGGGGAACGGTCGTAACGGCCCGGTTGGCACCGCCTGCCAGATTTCGGCGTGA
- the corA gene encoding magnesium/cobalt transporter CorA: MHTIDDEHSFENSDEMRNPIDKNSLLTALRTVQDRRTRRQSRSVGTSPVAIEPPKDAHETQVTWYRYGPKGYAVETARPGTHDGELLWIDICGLKDHLAIAELAGGVGLSELAIADLFHLDQRAHTDFDGDLVLTVLRMPVSGPPFVADQITLLLGPDFVLTLREGPRDCFEGVRKRLAGGAGRIRGSSAYLFYALIDAIIDTYFPILERYGDLVEGLEERILQEPGDGVVRDIHLLKRELLDLRHALWPVREALAALQRDDTPQVDESLLPYLRDCSDHAFQLLDMVEVYRETAQGLVDLQLSSISNRMNEVMKVLTMIATVFIPMTFIAGLYGMNFDRASPYNLPELGWRFGYAYALGLMVASAGAMTFLFWRLGWIFRRVRRSSEDDR; encoded by the coding sequence GTGCATACTATTGACGATGAGCACTCTTTTGAAAACAGTGATGAAATGAGAAATCCAATCGACAAAAACTCGCTCTTGACTGCCTTACGCACGGTTCAGGATCGAAGAACGAGGCGGCAATCCCGCAGTGTTGGGACTTCACCGGTTGCGATCGAGCCACCCAAGGATGCGCATGAAACACAGGTAACCTGGTATCGCTATGGTCCGAAAGGCTATGCAGTGGAAACCGCTCGGCCCGGCACACATGACGGCGAATTGCTTTGGATCGACATCTGCGGGTTGAAGGACCATTTGGCGATCGCAGAACTGGCCGGAGGCGTCGGCCTGAGCGAGCTTGCCATTGCCGATCTGTTCCATCTCGATCAAAGAGCCCACACCGATTTCGATGGAGATCTTGTTCTGACAGTCCTGCGCATGCCGGTGTCCGGGCCTCCATTCGTTGCCGACCAGATCACACTGCTCCTTGGACCTGATTTCGTCCTGACCCTGCGTGAGGGCCCACGCGATTGTTTCGAGGGTGTCCGCAAGCGCCTTGCAGGCGGGGCCGGGCGCATACGAGGATCGAGCGCCTATCTCTTCTATGCGCTGATTGATGCCATCATAGATACCTATTTCCCGATCCTGGAACGGTATGGCGACTTGGTCGAAGGGCTTGAGGAACGCATTTTGCAGGAGCCCGGAGACGGTGTTGTACGCGATATCCATCTCCTGAAGCGTGAACTTCTTGATCTGCGACACGCGCTTTGGCCGGTGCGCGAGGCGCTTGCCGCACTGCAACGCGATGACACGCCACAGGTCGACGAGTCGCTTCTACCTTATCTCCGAGATTGTTCCGATCACGCCTTTCAACTGCTCGACATGGTCGAAGTTTACCGGGAAACGGCCCAAGGCCTGGTGGACCTGCAGCTGTCGTCAATCTCAAACCGGATGAACGAGGTGATGAAGGTCCTGACGATGATCGCGACGGTCTTTATTCCGATGACCTTCATCGCCGGACTTTACGGCATGAATTTCGATCGCGCCTCGCCCTATAACCTTCCCGAGCTGGGATGGCGGTTCGGTTATGCCTATGCCCTTGGACTGATGGTCGCTTCTGCGGGAGCAATGACATTTCTCTTCTGGCGACTAGGCTGGATATTTCGGAGGGTCCGGCGGTCGAGCGAGGATGACCGATAA
- a CDS encoding mechanosensitive ion channel family protein produces MNWQTLQPWLSKLHPDTWSGAMALAVLFFIGGLILSRVMRRAIRLIMERDRDQRIDRMAASFLSKVASVFVWIVILMLYAHMIPALDRLSTALLASVSVASIVIGLAAQSTLANFVAGLSLIFYRPFRLGDRIQLNAPTGLETGIVEDVSLGYTVLQTFDNRRVIISNSVISNTVMVNLTAVHPRVMAIVPFSISYDADIDKARAIALELAEAHEQVEEIVACPVMSLGASSVDMNLRVWCADPAIAAGVKSDLTEQIKKRFDAEGIEIPYAYQNVIVKSLPGLAASDQSEQENENSQE; encoded by the coding sequence ATGAATTGGCAGACATTGCAACCTTGGTTGTCAAAGCTTCATCCGGACACGTGGTCGGGCGCGATGGCGCTTGCTGTCCTGTTCTTTATTGGCGGGCTCATTTTGTCCCGGGTTATGCGTCGGGCGATCCGATTGATCATGGAGCGCGACCGAGACCAACGGATCGACCGCATGGCCGCGTCGTTTCTGTCAAAGGTCGCGAGCGTCTTCGTCTGGATCGTGATCCTGATGCTCTACGCGCACATGATCCCGGCGCTGGACCGTCTCAGTACCGCGCTTCTGGCAAGTGTCTCTGTCGCTTCGATCGTCATCGGTCTTGCCGCACAATCGACGCTTGCCAATTTCGTTGCCGGTCTCAGCCTGATCTTCTACCGGCCGTTTCGGCTGGGCGATCGTATTCAGCTCAATGCACCCACAGGGCTGGAGACCGGAATCGTCGAAGACGTGTCACTGGGCTACACCGTTCTGCAGACATTTGACAATCGCCGCGTGATTATCTCGAACTCGGTCATATCGAACACAGTGATGGTCAACCTGACGGCCGTGCACCCGCGTGTCATGGCCATCGTGCCGTTCTCGATCAGCTATGATGCGGACATCGACAAGGCGAGGGCAATCGCCTTGGAGTTGGCCGAGGCCCATGAGCAGGTGGAAGAGATCGTGGCCTGCCCGGTTATGTCGCTGGGCGCGTCAAGCGTGGACATGAATTTGAGGGTTTGGTGCGCGGATCCGGCAATAGCCGCAGGGGTCAAATCCGATCTGACGGAGCAGATCAAAAAACGGTTCGACGCCGAGGGGATCGAAATCCCCTATGCCTACCAGAATGTTATCGTGAAGTCGCTTCCTGGATTAGCCGCTTCTGACCAGTCGGAGCAGGAAAACGAAAACAGTCAAGAGTAG